The proteins below are encoded in one region of Parvicella tangerina:
- a CDS encoding dihydroorotase: MSTVYIKNATIVNEGKQFSGSVLIENQFIKSVNPKEVDESTFDEVIDAKGMYLLPGMIDDQVHFREPGLTHKADIFTESRAAVAGGITSFMEMPNTVPNTLTQDLLQDKYDIAAESSIANYSFFFGASNDNLEEVLKTDKKTVCGVKVFMGSSTGNMLVDDTATLEALFKECELLIATHCEDEQTVRRNLAKYKELYGDNIPFHLHPVIRDEEACYKSSSKAVELATKHNTRLHILHISTGKETTLFSTDPLSEKRITAEACTHHLWFNDTYYKEKGPWIKWNPAVKSEEDRKQIIQAVKSGRIDVLATDHAPHTIMEKNNPYTSAPSGGPLVQHALVAYLQMTLKNEFTIEEVVQKFAHNVAEMFSIDKRGFIREGYYADLVLVKSEAPWEVTKGNLLYKCGWSPFEGTTFDHKVVNTFVNGRKVYDNGEIIEGDTGMRMLFNR, translated from the coding sequence ATGAGTACAGTTTATATAAAAAATGCCACTATTGTAAATGAAGGCAAGCAATTCTCAGGAAGCGTTCTGATTGAAAATCAATTCATTAAAAGTGTTAATCCTAAAGAGGTAGATGAGTCTACTTTTGACGAGGTAATTGATGCAAAAGGGATGTACTTGCTCCCAGGAATGATTGATGATCAGGTCCATTTTAGAGAACCTGGGTTAACACATAAAGCTGATATCTTCACTGAATCTCGTGCTGCCGTTGCAGGAGGTATAACCTCCTTCATGGAGATGCCAAATACCGTTCCGAATACACTGACCCAAGACTTACTGCAAGACAAATACGATATTGCTGCTGAAAGTTCAATAGCAAATTATTCATTTTTCTTTGGAGCATCTAATGACAATTTGGAAGAGGTTCTGAAAACAGACAAAAAAACAGTTTGTGGTGTTAAAGTTTTCATGGGAAGTTCAACAGGCAACATGCTCGTAGACGACACAGCTACTCTGGAAGCTTTATTCAAGGAGTGTGAACTCTTAATAGCAACCCACTGTGAAGATGAACAAACGGTACGGAGAAATCTTGCCAAGTACAAAGAACTCTATGGAGACAACATTCCTTTTCATCTCCACCCTGTAATCAGAGATGAAGAAGCGTGCTATAAATCATCCTCAAAAGCTGTTGAACTAGCTACAAAGCATAATACTAGGTTGCATATTCTGCACATTTCAACGGGAAAAGAAACAACGTTGTTCTCCACCGATCCGTTATCAGAAAAAAGAATTACGGCAGAAGCTTGTACTCACCACCTTTGGTTCAATGATACTTACTACAAAGAAAAAGGTCCTTGGATCAAATGGAACCCTGCGGTGAAGTCAGAGGAAGATCGAAAGCAAATTATTCAGGCTGTGAAAAGTGGCAGAATTGATGTCTTGGCTACAGATCACGCCCCTCATACGATCATGGAAAAGAACAATCCTTACACCTCTGCTCCTAGTGGCGGTCCCTTAGTGCAGCATGCATTGGTTGCTTACCTTCAGATGACGTTGAAGAATGAGTTTACCATTGAAGAGGTCGTTCAAAAATTTGCTCACAATGTGGCAGAAATGTTCAGTATTGACAAGCGAGGGTTTATTCGAGAAGGCTACTATGCCGACTTGGTTCTTGTAAAATCTGAGGCTCCATGGGAAGTTACAAAAGGTAATCTTTTGTATAAATGCGGCTGGTCTCCATTTGAAGGAACAACCTTTGATCACAAAGTGGTTAACACGTTTGTAAATGGTCGGAAAGTATACGATAACGGGGAGATCATTGAAGGTGACACCGGAATGCGTATGCTATTTAATCGATAA
- a CDS encoding polyprenol monophosphomannose synthase, translated as MENLVIIPTYNEKENIQRIIEKVFSLPVRFDILIVDDGSPDGTADIVRELQKKYPGFLHLEERTGKLGLGTAYIHGFKWALKHDYEYVFEMDADFSHNPEDLPRLLEACKPDGVGMAVGSRYCKGGKVKNWPFLRWAMSYFASFYVRLVLWINIKDTTAGFKCYKRAVLEKLDLDDIWFVGYAFQIEMKYSTLKSGFKVVEVPITFIDRVLGESKMDMKIFKEAFLGVLRLRKKKFK; from the coding sequence ATGGAGAACTTGGTTATCATACCAACTTACAACGAAAAAGAAAACATCCAACGGATCATCGAAAAGGTGTTTAGTTTACCTGTGCGTTTTGACATCTTGATAGTGGATGATGGTTCTCCAGACGGTACGGCAGACATTGTCAGAGAACTACAGAAAAAGTATCCTGGTTTTTTGCATTTAGAAGAGCGCACTGGAAAATTGGGCTTAGGAACGGCATACATTCATGGTTTTAAATGGGCTTTGAAACATGACTATGAGTATGTTTTTGAAATGGATGCCGACTTTTCACATAATCCAGAAGATCTACCCAGACTTTTAGAAGCCTGTAAACCGGATGGCGTTGGAATGGCTGTTGGATCAAGATATTGCAAAGGAGGAAAAGTGAAAAACTGGCCGTTTTTAAGGTGGGCAATGTCTTATTTCGCTTCTTTCTACGTAAGATTGGTTCTTTGGATAAATATCAAGGATACGACTGCAGGTTTTAAGTGTTACAAAAGAGCTGTTCTAGAAAAGTTAGACCTTGATGATATATGGTTTGTGGGCTACGCTTTTCAGATTGAAATGAAATATTCGACTTTAAAATCTGGGTTCAAAGTCGTGGAAGTACCTATTACATTCATCGATAGAGTTTTAGGTGAATCCAAAATGGATATGAAAATTTTCAAAGAAGCCTTTTTAGGTGTCTTACGGTTACGTAAAAAGAAATTCAAATGA
- a CDS encoding OstA-like protein has product MVKRYLLILLIGFGTIFCQGLAQEKTDQIKIIHADEGTSHPTYANTHILKGNVVFEHDSTTMYCDSAYFFLDSNVFHAFSNISVVKGDSMKLEGDTLYYRGTSKTADMLGNIVYNDRKVQLVTNTLFYDFNTKIGRYDTPAVITNRADKNVLKSKKGEYHSENKTVYFKDSVRLHNKDYDMYSDTLVYNTATKTAFFYGPTEIISKDDKILCNAGVYNTETEVTSLWNSATIIGKEQTIIGDSIHYNREQGIGEIFGHVVMKDTANDVILYGDNGYHNELQDSTSIFGCAQMTQLNEKDTLFISAEYLTIKTDSLNENKQIRAYREVRIFQPDFQGVCDSLIYNDNDSLMRFFKTPILWSDESQITGDYIEAQTAKQSIKSLTVNKNAYIISEIDTTMYDQIQGKDLFAYFKEGKIAKVDVKGNGKTLYHILNEDSLYLEANSAECADIVVHFDKGAIHTIKFLESPNAVYQAIAEMSRKQRFLDGFKWKIQIRPNQEEFLQPAETSP; this is encoded by the coding sequence ATGGTGAAGAGATATCTTTTAATACTGTTGATTGGATTTGGAACCATCTTTTGTCAAGGATTGGCGCAAGAAAAAACAGATCAGATTAAAATCATTCATGCAGATGAAGGCACTTCCCACCCCACTTATGCGAACACACACATTCTAAAAGGCAATGTAGTGTTTGAGCATGACAGCACAACCATGTATTGCGACAGCGCCTATTTTTTTCTCGATAGCAATGTATTTCATGCCTTTAGTAATATATCTGTAGTTAAGGGTGACAGCATGAAGCTTGAGGGCGATACGCTTTATTATAGAGGAACCTCAAAGACAGCGGATATGCTTGGAAACATTGTCTATAATGATAGGAAGGTACAACTCGTAACCAATACCCTTTTTTATGATTTCAACACTAAAATTGGTCGTTATGACACGCCTGCTGTAATTACGAACAGAGCCGATAAAAACGTCCTTAAGAGTAAAAAAGGGGAATATCACAGCGAAAACAAAACCGTTTACTTCAAAGATAGTGTGCGCCTTCACAACAAGGATTACGATATGTATTCTGACACTTTGGTTTACAACACAGCGACAAAAACTGCCTTTTTTTATGGCCCAACAGAAATCATTTCTAAAGACGATAAGATCTTGTGCAATGCTGGCGTATATAATACAGAAACCGAGGTCACATCACTATGGAACAGTGCTACCATCATAGGCAAAGAACAAACCATTATTGGAGATAGCATTCACTACAACAGGGAACAAGGGATAGGAGAAATCTTTGGACATGTAGTGATGAAAGACACCGCTAATGATGTTATTTTGTATGGTGATAATGGCTACCACAATGAACTTCAAGACTCCACTTCGATCTTTGGTTGTGCTCAGATGACACAGCTCAATGAGAAAGACACCCTCTTTATTTCGGCTGAATACCTAACTATTAAAACGGACTCTTTAAACGAAAACAAACAAATTAGAGCGTATCGTGAGGTTCGAATTTTCCAGCCCGACTTTCAAGGAGTTTGTGATTCCCTCATTTATAATGATAATGATTCTCTAATGAGATTTTTTAAAACACCCATTTTATGGTCTGATGAGAGCCAAATCACAGGAGATTATATAGAAGCGCAAACTGCTAAACAATCGATTAAGTCATTAACGGTCAATAAAAACGCCTACATCATATCTGAAATTGATACAACGATGTATGATCAAATTCAGGGAAAAGACCTTTTTGCTTATTTTAAGGAAGGAAAGATCGCTAAAGTAGATGTTAAAGGCAACGGAAAAACGCTCTACCACATTCTCAATGAAGATAGTCTTTACTTGGAAGCAAACTCAGCAGAATGCGCTGATATTGTTGTTCATTTTGATAAAGGCGCTATCCACACTATTAAATTCCTGGAGTCTCCCAATGCCGTTTATCAAGCAATTGCGGAGATGAGCAGGAAACAACGTTTTTTGGATGGCTTTAAATGGAAAATTCAAATACGCCCCAATCAAGAGGAGTTTTTGCAACCAGCAGAAACATCTCCTTAA
- a CDS encoding pentapeptide repeat-containing protein, translated as MVTEHKTFENITFESLEKGLYEECVFKNCDFTAISLAFFKFENCTFKQCNLSNVSLNQTSLQDCEFEESKLTGINFQDVNPFLFGIDCINCDLSLTYFAENDLSRSNFRNCNFSDAQFLEVNAQGTNFSESNLKNTVFDQTNLSGAYLSGVTDLSIDITKNSVKKMRVDLDNLPGLLANFSLEIIA; from the coding sequence ATGGTTACTGAACACAAGACTTTTGAAAATATAACGTTCGAGAGCCTGGAAAAAGGGTTGTATGAAGAGTGTGTTTTCAAAAACTGTGACTTTACAGCTATTTCACTCGCCTTTTTCAAATTTGAGAACTGCACATTCAAGCAGTGTAACCTCAGTAATGTAAGTTTAAATCAAACTTCATTGCAGGATTGTGAATTTGAAGAATCAAAATTGACAGGGATAAACTTTCAAGATGTCAATCCGTTTCTTTTTGGAATCGACTGTATTAATTGTGATCTCAGTCTAACGTACTTTGCGGAAAACGATCTCAGTCGATCCAATTTCAGAAATTGCAATTTTAGCGATGCGCAATTTCTTGAAGTAAATGCGCAGGGCACTAATTTTTCTGAATCCAATCTAAAGAACACCGTTTTTGACCAAACCAATCTCTCAGGAGCCTATCTTTCTGGCGTAACAGACCTTTCAATCGACATCACGAAAAATAGTGTAAAAAAAATGAGGGTAGACCTTGATAATTTACCCGGGTTACTCGCTAATTTTTCCTTGGAAATTATCGCTTGA